The following proteins come from a genomic window of Streptomyces sp. NBC_00539:
- a CDS encoding ABC transporter permease, which translates to MFRTALRNVLAHKARLLMTVLAVVLGVAFVSGTLVFTDTVGKALSGQSAKSFDGVAVSVTANGPSRNDDGTKEGEPGISTQTLDKVKALQGVDTVSGRVSGFAGVADPAGKLIGSGWANRGSNFAPVKDGKDPRYAFTQGNGPAKADQIALDKETARRGEYAVGDKVRVASNGLPTEYTLSGVFTTEDGQVNAGGSLVLFDTATAQKLYLAPGFYEELSVSAKPGTTADRLLSEVTPLLGKDATAKTGAELAAEQAKNIERQMDTTNQMLLTFALISLFVGIFLIYNTFTMLVAQRTKELALLRAIGANRGQVKRSVLAEALVVGVVSSAVGLLAGVGLAVGMRSVMDSIGAKIPAGPLVISPVTVASAIAIGVLVTLLAAWLPARRTARIAPVAAMGSAHLPATAKSLVLRNSIGGALTLFGLAGILGGALMGKDGKMIIGGGAFLTMIGIIVLLPALSRPVIAALRPALRKAFGVAGKLAAQNAVRNPRRTAVTAASLAIGLTLVTALSVLGVTMGKAVDRMTTDKLKADYKISLSGGFGGLDQSVIGALAKAPGVKAVSPQQASYLRFDGGKASRSVSGVEPATIGSLLNIEVVTGSLDSLGKGQVAVADTTAKSQGLQVGSVLKAAFDDNKKADLVVGAVYKEMDGMLSPYVLDYKILSAHEEKPYLPEVFVKMDGGPSAKAQQTLVDALGKNPAMNIATQQDMRNELGGAINTALNIMYGLLGMALIISVLGVVNTLAMSVYERTQEIGMLRAIGLDRGRVKNMIRLEAIVISLFGAVIGVVLGTFIAWAVGQTIKDGVPHYALVVPFDRIAIFMLLAGVVGALAAMWPARSAARLNMLTAIKTE; encoded by the coding sequence ATGTTCCGTACCGCCCTGCGCAACGTACTCGCGCACAAGGCCAGGCTGTTGATGACGGTGCTCGCCGTCGTCCTCGGCGTGGCCTTCGTCTCCGGCACGCTCGTCTTCACCGACACCGTCGGCAAGGCGCTGTCCGGCCAGTCCGCCAAGAGCTTCGACGGCGTCGCCGTCTCCGTCACCGCCAACGGCCCCTCCCGCAACGACGACGGGACCAAGGAGGGCGAGCCGGGCATCAGCACGCAGACCCTCGACAAGGTCAAGGCCCTCCAGGGGGTCGACACCGTCTCCGGCCGCGTCTCCGGCTTCGCCGGTGTCGCCGACCCCGCCGGCAAGCTGATCGGCAGCGGATGGGCCAACCGCGGCTCCAACTTCGCCCCCGTCAAGGACGGCAAGGACCCGCGCTACGCCTTCACCCAGGGCAACGGCCCCGCGAAGGCCGACCAGATCGCCCTCGACAAGGAGACCGCCCGCCGCGGCGAGTACGCGGTGGGCGACAAGGTGCGGGTGGCCTCCAACGGCCTGCCCACCGAGTACACCCTCTCGGGCGTGTTCACCACCGAGGACGGCCAGGTCAACGCGGGCGGCTCGCTGGTGCTGTTCGACACGGCCACCGCCCAGAAGCTCTACCTGGCCCCCGGCTTCTACGAGGAGCTCTCGGTCAGCGCGAAGCCCGGCACCACGGCCGACCGGCTGCTGTCCGAGGTCACGCCGCTCCTCGGCAAGGACGCCACGGCCAAGACCGGCGCCGAGCTGGCCGCCGAGCAGGCCAAGAACATCGAGCGGCAGATGGACACCACCAACCAGATGCTGCTGACGTTCGCACTGATCTCGCTGTTCGTCGGCATCTTCCTGATCTACAACACCTTCACCATGCTGGTCGCCCAGCGCACCAAGGAGCTGGCCCTGCTGCGCGCCATCGGCGCCAACCGCGGCCAGGTCAAGCGGTCCGTGCTGGCCGAGGCCCTCGTCGTCGGCGTGGTCTCCTCCGCCGTCGGCCTGCTGGCCGGTGTCGGCCTCGCGGTCGGCATGCGCTCCGTGATGGACTCCATCGGCGCGAAGATCCCGGCCGGCCCGCTGGTCATCAGCCCGGTGACCGTCGCGAGCGCGATCGCCATCGGTGTCCTCGTCACGCTCCTCGCGGCCTGGCTGCCCGCCCGCCGCACCGCCCGCATCGCCCCGGTCGCCGCCATGGGCAGCGCCCACCTGCCGGCCACCGCGAAGTCCCTGGTGCTGCGCAACAGCATCGGCGGCGCGCTCACCCTGTTCGGCCTGGCCGGGATCCTCGGCGGCGCGCTGATGGGCAAGGACGGCAAGATGATCATCGGCGGGGGCGCGTTCCTCACGATGATCGGCATCATCGTGCTGCTGCCCGCGCTCTCCCGCCCGGTCATCGCGGCCCTGCGCCCGGCGCTACGCAAAGCGTTCGGCGTCGCCGGCAAGCTGGCCGCGCAGAACGCGGTGCGCAACCCGCGCCGCACCGCCGTCACCGCCGCCTCGCTCGCCATCGGACTGACCCTGGTCACCGCCCTGTCGGTGCTCGGCGTGACCATGGGCAAGGCCGTGGACCGCATGACCACCGACAAGCTCAAGGCCGACTACAAGATCTCGCTGTCCGGCGGCTTCGGCGGACTCGACCAGAGCGTGATCGGCGCGCTGGCCAAGGCGCCGGGCGTCAAGGCCGTCTCCCCGCAGCAGGCCTCCTACCTGCGCTTCGACGGCGGCAAGGCGTCCCGCTCCGTCTCCGGCGTCGAACCGGCCACGATCGGATCGCTCCTCAACATCGAGGTGGTCACCGGTTCGCTGGACAGCCTCGGCAAGGGCCAGGTCGCGGTCGCCGACACGACGGCGAAGTCCCAGGGCCTCCAGGTCGGTTCGGTGCTCAAGGCCGCCTTCGACGACAACAAGAAGGCCGATCTGGTGGTGGGCGCCGTCTACAAGGAGATGGACGGCATGCTCTCCCCCTACGTGCTCGACTACAAGATCCTCTCCGCCCACGAGGAGAAGCCGTACCTGCCCGAGGTCTTCGTCAAGATGGACGGCGGCCCCTCCGCCAAGGCCCAGCAGACCCTCGTCGACGCCCTCGGCAAGAACCCGGCGATGAACATCGCCACCCAGCAGGACATGCGCAACGAGCTGGGCGGCGCGATCAACACCGCGCTCAACATCATGTACGGGCTGCTCGGCATGGCGCTGATCATCTCGGTGCTCGGCGTCGTCAACACCCTGGCCATGTCCGTCTACGAGCGGACCCAGGAGATCGGCATGCTGCGCGCCATCGGCCTGGACCGGGGCCGGGTCAAGAACATGATCCGCCTGGAGGCCATCGTGATCTCGCTGTTCGGCGCGGTCATCGGTGTCGTCCTCGGTACGTTCATCGCCTGGGCCGTCGGCCAGACCATCAAGGACGGGGTGCCGCACTACGCACTGGTCGTCCCGTTCGACCGGATCGCGATCTTCATGCTGCTGGCCGGTGTGGTCGGCGCCCTGGCGGCCATGTGGCCGGCCCGCAGCGCCGCCCGGCTGAACATGCTGACCGCCATCAAGACCGAGTAG
- a CDS encoding ABC transporter ATP-binding protein: MNYAPTTQAVAARATQLSKVYGQGETQVVALDNVSVDFGQGRFTAIMGPSGSGKSTLMHCVAGLDTFSGGSVRIGDTELGSLKDKQLTQLRRDKIGFIFQAFNLLPTLTALENITLPMDIAGRKPDRQWLDSVIRMVGLSDRLGHRPTQLSGGQQQRVAVARALASRPEIIFGDEPTGNLDSRSGAEVLGFLRNSVRELGQTVVMVTHDPVAASYADRVIFLADGRIVDEMLSPSADGVLDRMKAFDAKGRTS, translated from the coding sequence ATGAACTACGCCCCCACCACCCAGGCGGTGGCCGCCCGTGCCACGCAGCTGTCCAAGGTGTACGGCCAGGGCGAGACCCAGGTGGTCGCGCTGGACAACGTCTCCGTCGACTTCGGCCAGGGCCGGTTCACCGCGATCATGGGCCCCTCCGGCTCCGGCAAGTCCACGCTGATGCACTGCGTCGCGGGTCTGGACACCTTCTCCGGCGGCTCCGTACGCATCGGCGACACCGAACTCGGCTCCCTCAAGGACAAGCAGCTGACCCAGCTGCGCCGCGACAAGATCGGCTTCATCTTCCAGGCCTTCAACCTGCTGCCGACCCTGACGGCCCTGGAGAACATCACCCTCCCGATGGACATAGCCGGCCGCAAGCCCGACCGGCAGTGGCTGGACTCGGTCATCCGGATGGTCGGCCTCTCCGACCGCCTCGGCCACCGCCCCACGCAGCTGTCGGGCGGCCAGCAGCAGCGCGTGGCCGTGGCCCGCGCCCTCGCGTCCCGGCCGGAGATCATCTTCGGTGACGAGCCCACCGGCAACCTCGACTCCCGCTCCGGCGCCGAGGTACTCGGCTTCCTGCGCAACTCCGTCCGCGAACTCGGCCAGACCGTCGTGATGGTCACCCACGACCCCGTCGCCGCCTCCTACGCGGACCGCGTCATCTTCCTCGCCGACGGACGCATCGTCGACGAGATGCTGAGCCCGAGCGCCGACGGCGTCCTCGACCGCATGAAGGCCTTCGACGCCAAGGGCCGCACCAGCTGA
- a CDS encoding cyclopropane-fatty-acyl-phospholipid synthase family protein, with protein sequence MTDAAPRLAALAETLLGAPVPVRIRAWDGSEAGPSTGPTLVLNHRRALRRMLWKPGELGLARAWVAGELTVEGDLFELLDRVAGLLWEREPAPAPKPATSGLAAPRPHRPAAASGAAGTAALLRDPHLRAAVRDLVALARPWPAPAPPPEEAARRGGALHSKGRDRQAISHHYDVGNAFYEHVLGPSMVYSCAYWSPGGTLEDAQRDKLDLVCRKLDLAPGRRLLDVGCGWGSMALHAAREYGVQVTGVTLSQEQAVYARKRVAEEGLADRIDIRVQDYRDVKDGPYDAISSIGMAEHVGAARYREYAHTLHGLLRPGGRLLNHQIARRPEPDEEAYRIDEFIDAYVFPDGELSPIGTTVGELERAGFEVRDVEALREHYALTLRAWVARLERHWDEAVRLTSPGRARVWLLYMAASALGFEHNRLGVNQVLAVRPGDGGVSGMPLRAREWGAPQTP encoded by the coding sequence ATGACCGACGCCGCGCCGCGGCTGGCCGCTCTCGCCGAAACCTTGCTGGGCGCCCCCGTGCCCGTGCGCATACGTGCCTGGGACGGCAGCGAGGCCGGCCCGTCCACCGGCCCCACCCTGGTCCTGAACCACCGCCGGGCGCTGCGCCGCATGCTGTGGAAGCCGGGCGAGCTGGGCCTGGCGCGGGCCTGGGTGGCCGGAGAGCTGACCGTCGAAGGGGACCTGTTCGAGCTGCTGGACCGGGTGGCCGGACTCCTCTGGGAGCGCGAGCCCGCCCCGGCCCCGAAGCCCGCGACCAGCGGCCTCGCCGCCCCGCGCCCGCACCGGCCGGCCGCCGCCTCCGGCGCCGCCGGGACGGCCGCCCTGCTGCGAGACCCCCACCTGCGTGCCGCCGTACGCGACCTGGTCGCCCTCGCCCGGCCCTGGCCGGCCCCCGCGCCGCCCCCGGAGGAGGCCGCCCGCCGCGGGGGCGCCCTCCACAGCAAGGGCCGCGACCGCCAGGCGATCAGCCACCACTACGACGTCGGCAACGCCTTCTACGAGCACGTCCTGGGCCCCTCGATGGTGTACTCCTGTGCGTACTGGAGCCCCGGCGGCACCCTGGAGGACGCGCAGCGCGACAAGCTCGACCTGGTCTGCCGCAAGCTCGACCTCGCCCCCGGCCGGCGCCTGCTCGACGTCGGCTGCGGCTGGGGCTCCATGGCCCTGCACGCGGCCCGCGAGTACGGGGTCCAGGTCACCGGCGTCACGCTCTCGCAGGAGCAGGCCGTCTACGCCCGCAAGCGGGTCGCCGAGGAGGGCCTGGCCGACCGGATCGACATCCGGGTCCAGGACTACCGGGACGTCAAGGACGGCCCGTACGACGCGATCTCCTCGATCGGCATGGCCGAGCACGTCGGCGCCGCCCGCTACCGCGAGTACGCCCACACCCTGCACGGGCTGCTCCGGCCCGGCGGCCGGTTGCTGAACCACCAGATCGCCCGGCGGCCGGAGCCCGACGAAGAGGCCTACCGGATCGACGAGTTCATCGACGCCTACGTCTTCCCCGACGGGGAGCTCTCCCCGATCGGCACCACCGTCGGCGAACTGGAACGGGCCGGCTTCGAGGTCCGCGACGTGGAGGCGCTGCGCGAGCACTACGCGCTGACCCTGCGGGCCTGGGTGGCCCGGCTGGAGCGGCACTGGGACGAGGCCGTCCGGCTGACCTCCCCCGGCCGCGCCCGGGTGTGGCTGCTGTACATGGCGGCTTCCGCGCTCGGCTTCGAGCACAACCGGCTCGGCGTCAACCAGGTCCTCGCGGTGCGCCCGGGGGACGGCGGGGTCTCCGGGATGCCGCTGCGGGCCCGCGAGTGGGGCGCGCCGCAGACTCCGTAG
- a CDS encoding NAD(P)/FAD-dependent oxidoreductase has product MSTTERPRILVVGGGYVGLYAAKRIMKKMRYGEATVTVVDPRSYMTYQPFLPEVAAGSISPRHVVVPLRRVLPKAEVLTGRVTSIDQDRKVAVVTPLVGEAYELPFDYLVIALGAVSRTFPIPGLAEQGIGMKGVEEGIGLRNHVLEQLDKAESTTDENVRRKALTFVFVGGGFAGAETIGEVEDMARDAAKYYSSIKREDMRFILVDAADKILPEVGPKLGTWGKEHLESRGIEIYLNTSMDSCVDGHVVLKNGLEVDSNTIVWTAGVKPNPVLARYGLPLGPRGHVDASPTLQVTGTDYIWAAGDNAQVPDVAARKAGVENAWCPPNAQHALRQAKVLGDNVISGMRGFPQTEYSHSNKGAVAGLGLHKGVAMIVMGKMKIKLKGRLAWYMHRGYHGMAMPTWNRKIRVFADWTLGMFLKREVVSLGALESPREEFYEAAKPAPAAAQAPAQKAKAS; this is encoded by the coding sequence ATGAGCACCACGGAGCGTCCCAGGATCCTCGTTGTAGGAGGTGGGTACGTAGGCCTGTACGCAGCCAAGCGCATCATGAAGAAGATGCGCTACGGCGAGGCGACCGTCACGGTCGTCGACCCGCGCTCGTACATGACCTACCAGCCCTTCCTCCCCGAAGTGGCCGCAGGCAGCATCTCGCCTCGGCACGTCGTCGTCCCGCTGCGACGCGTGCTGCCCAAGGCAGAGGTCCTCACCGGCCGGGTCACCAGCATCGACCAGGACCGCAAGGTCGCCGTCGTCACGCCGCTCGTCGGCGAGGCGTACGAGCTGCCCTTCGACTACCTGGTGATCGCGCTCGGCGCCGTCTCCCGCACCTTCCCGATCCCCGGCCTCGCCGAACAGGGCATCGGCATGAAGGGCGTCGAAGAGGGCATCGGCCTGCGCAACCACGTACTCGAGCAGCTCGACAAGGCCGAGTCCACGACGGACGAGAACGTCCGTCGCAAGGCCCTCACCTTCGTCTTCGTCGGCGGCGGCTTCGCCGGCGCGGAGACCATCGGTGAGGTCGAGGACATGGCCCGCGACGCGGCCAAGTACTACTCCAGCATCAAGCGCGAGGACATGCGCTTCATCCTGGTCGACGCGGCGGACAAGATCCTTCCCGAGGTCGGGCCCAAGCTCGGCACCTGGGGCAAGGAGCACCTCGAGTCCCGCGGCATCGAGATCTACCTGAACACCTCCATGGACTCGTGCGTGGACGGCCACGTGGTGCTGAAGAACGGCCTCGAGGTCGACTCCAACACCATCGTCTGGACCGCCGGCGTCAAGCCGAACCCGGTCCTGGCCCGCTACGGCCTCCCGCTGGGTCCGCGCGGTCACGTCGACGCCTCCCCGACCCTCCAGGTCACCGGCACCGACTACATCTGGGCCGCGGGCGACAATGCCCAGGTCCCGGACGTCGCCGCCCGCAAGGCGGGCGTCGAGAACGCCTGGTGCCCGCCGAACGCCCAGCACGCGCTGCGCCAGGCCAAGGTCCTCGGCGACAACGTCATCTCGGGCATGCGGGGCTTCCCGCAGACCGAGTACTCGCACTCCAACAAGGGTGCGGTGGCGGGTCTCGGCCTCCACAAGGGCGTCGCGATGATCGTCATGGGCAAGATGAAGATCAAGCTCAAGGGCCGGCTCGCCTGGTACATGCACCGTGGCTACCACGGCATGGCCATGCCGACCTGGAACCGCAAGATCCGCGTCTTCGCCGACTGGACCCTCGGCATGTTCCTCAAGCGCGAGGTCGTCTCCCTCGGTGCGCTGGAGTCCCCGCGCGAGGAGTTCTACGAGGCCGCCAAGCCGGCCCCGGCCGCCGCCCAGGCCCCGGCGCAGAAGGCGAAGGCCTCCTGA
- a CDS encoding Ppx/GppA phosphatase family protein, translating to MTRVAGIDCGTNSIRLLVADCDPATGELVELDRRMTIVRLGQGVDETGRLAPEALERTFAACREYAAVIGELGAERVRFVATSASRDAENREEFVRGVLDILGVEPEVITGDQEAEFSFTGATAELTGRTDLERPFLVVDIGGGSTEFVVGSEHVEAARSVDVGCVRMTERHLVVDGVVSDPPTGAQVAAIRADVEAALDLASQTVPLGRARTLVGLAGSVTTVAAIALGLPEYDSSAIHHARIPYEKVREVTERMLTSTHAEREALAVIHPGRVDVIGAGALVLLAIMDRVGASEVVVSEHDILDGIAFAAAGAGETAKRPS from the coding sequence GTGACCCGGGTGGCAGGCATCGACTGCGGTACGAACTCCATCCGCCTGCTGGTCGCCGACTGCGACCCGGCGACGGGTGAGCTCGTGGAGCTGGACCGCCGGATGACCATCGTCCGGCTCGGCCAGGGCGTGGACGAGACGGGCCGGCTGGCCCCGGAGGCGCTGGAGCGCACGTTCGCGGCCTGCCGCGAGTACGCGGCGGTCATCGGGGAACTGGGCGCCGAGCGGGTGCGTTTCGTGGCCACGTCGGCCTCGCGGGACGCCGAGAACCGCGAGGAGTTCGTCCGGGGGGTGCTGGACATCCTGGGCGTGGAGCCCGAGGTGATCACCGGCGACCAGGAGGCGGAGTTCTCCTTCACCGGCGCCACCGCGGAGCTGACGGGCCGCACCGACCTGGAGCGGCCGTTCCTGGTCGTGGACATCGGCGGAGGCTCCACCGAGTTCGTGGTCGGCTCGGAGCACGTCGAGGCGGCCCGCTCCGTGGACGTGGGCTGCGTCCGGATGACCGAACGGCACCTGGTGGTGGACGGCGTCGTCAGCGACCCGCCGACCGGGGCGCAGGTCGCCGCCATACGGGCCGACGTCGAAGCGGCACTCGACCTGGCCTCGCAGACCGTGCCGCTGGGCCGGGCCCGCACCCTGGTGGGCCTCGCCGGTTCGGTGACCACCGTCGCCGCGATCGCGCTGGGCCTGCCCGAGTACGACTCCTCGGCGATCCACCACGCCCGGATCCCGTACGAGAAGGTCCGCGAGGTCACCGAACGGATGCTGACCTCCACGCACGCCGAACGGGAGGCCCTCGCGGTGATCCACCCGGGCCGCGTCGACGTCATCGGCGCGGGTGCCCTCGTCCTCCTCGCGATCATGGACCGCGTCGGCGCCTCGGAGGTCGTCGTCTCGGAACACGACATCCTCGACGGCATCGCCTTCGCCGCCGCGGGCGCGGGGGAGACGGCGAAGCGCCCTTCCTGA